The Zeugodacus cucurbitae isolate PBARC_wt_2022May chromosome 4, idZeuCucr1.2, whole genome shotgun sequence genome includes the window ccgatgagacggcactaggagttttcaagaaaaaggttttgcggaagatttatggtccgctggtggaagccgaggaagagggaggcatCCACTCCGATataaggaccaggtggagaaagacctgtcttcacttggtataaccaTTTGGCGCCAAACTACGAGGACAGatgtgtggcgcgctgttgtggactcggctataaccgcgaaaGCGgggtctacgccagtcaagaagaagaaagataTTTTGTTTCTAATTCTATCAAAACGGTGATTTCTTATAAGGTGATAGGAAATACATTTCCAGTCTCTTTAAAATTGCCAATAACAAACTTGAGCAATAGATACATTAATAcagaaaaaatagtaatatacagaaaaaatagtaaatgtaattaattcACATTTACTAAATATGacgattttaaatttcaatgaacGCAAGTTCCTTTTAGAATTCTTACATAaattttttgccaaaaatatgtaaactcAGGTAGGTCATCgtaatatgaaattttgtttcAGTAGTCAGGGCAATAACACAGACCTTAGATAATTAGgggtttttttatttcaatttacgaAAACACGACACCAGTAAGTCAGTGTGCACCCTCTTTGAGTCATTTTATGCACCTATGTACGTCTCAATTTCCTGATCAAGGGTCTAGTGTGGAGGACTACCCAGTATTATACCTTTTCttgtttaaatttctatttttaaatataaaataaatacaattgttcataattaatattatttctttttataacgAAAGCTTAGCGGAAAATATTCTTATGGTATTCTAAATGGCACAACTATGGCTTCTTTGTGATCGATTCGCAAATCTAATAATGCGGCATGACTTTCGCTTAACAAATTTGACAtctgaaagagaaaaaaaatacttaatgaaatatatttgaaaaattaatagaattatTAAACTGCTTCGACAAAATCAGGattttaaattaactaaaaatttattaatttacaagtaaattttgaattgttattgtttagaaccatgattcaattataaaaggtttggtaagtaaTGACATCTAAGATTTGACACTGCGTTACAAAAGGTTGTATTTGCGAAGGacagaaaaaaaggaaaaaaaaatatattcgctttttttgtgaacgtagtaaaatatatattttaagtagaataaaatatactactattctcaatccaaaattaataaatagcttgaaaatacatatgtccgcttttcttctaataatggtttGCATTTCTATTTTTTGAATAGGTAAGTCACGTCCAGTGCAGAGAGTtaatatctatttaatattaagtCATAGagagtagaatatttaaaattgttctccatgaaacaaaaaaaaaaaaaaaaattctaacaaTGGATAAATAACGTTGATTGATTACATAATCTTTCATTGAGAGTGAGTTAAAAAAGAGCCAGAGTCCCAATTTCCAAATTCCATTGATCTTTGTCGCAGTCAATCCTGGACAATCGACTGGAATTTCTTTGGTCTATATTCTATAGATTAGTTTTTCTGCAATCGTAAtactttaaattcattaagtcaAATAAATAGATGAGCATCTCGATATACATATGCAATTGAATAAGAATAATACCGAAACGGTTACACgattttttactaaaacatttcattttgcCACCCCTTGTTTTAGTAAAATTTGCTACTATATACaactttttgaagatattttgaaaaaaacattaaagtAACACAGAAGGGTTGTCAAAAAAGACAGAGAAAGCTGTttacttaccaaaccttttacAATTGAATCATGGTTTAGAACCACAATCTTTCCTTAAGTtgcacaaaaatcaaaatttaaattaaaaaaaaatcaaagacatCAGGGGTAAAATGAGTCATTATACTctaagtgtattcaacaaagtgaactaagtatttgacatacccgtttttgacaacgaaatagtaaacaattcatgtatttgctTACATTTACCCGTaatttttatcttgaacaatataatatatattgataaaattgtttcaaatttgtcagttggagcacaaaatattattaaattgcttccatgattTGTTTTGCATAaacagaaagtattcggcatttttttattcatttaaaattttttttttggtttgaaatttgtttacttttgaatttaaaaatttgaatttttgaataaatgtaaggcttaaatcaatggcaacaaacatgtcaaactcgggtaaaaaaattaaatgtcatatacaTAGTACAccttgttgaatacactttggttatACTGAGCTCATCGTTTTCGCCTTATTcaatcaatttatttacttttgtaattACTTATTAAGCATTTTTATAAACTTAATAATAGTAGACACTTACCTGCAACAAATCATCTGGTGAATTCATTATACACAATTGATCGTTAGCATTTGGTATATCTTTTAGGAAtcctacaaaaaataaataaacacttgCACATTAAAACGACGAACTGATATCTTGTGAATAAAAGTAATtaccaacaagtaaggaagggctaagttcgggtgtaaccgaacattttatactctcgcaatttatttatttaacttcgtcatatatattgtataaagtccattgaaagttggaaaccataatattaggttagaagcaccgaggtcctcgtgttcgatatatggggccttgaaaacctatagaccgctttcggcgatttttagaatgggtctGCCACACAATAAACATACTcctagtatttgtgcaaagttctgcaccgatatcttcactagtgcttactatacatattgtaaagtaaacgattcagatcatcttcaaagttctggtatataggaagtaggcattgggatgtaaggaaactattataaaccaagtttcattgaaatcggtcgagcagttcctgagatatggtttttgacccataattgggcgacgccacgcccattttccattttctaaaaaaatttgagtgtagcttccatctgccatttcttatgtgaaatttagtgtttctgacgtttttcgttagtgagttaacccacttttagtaattttcaacctaacccttgtatgggaggcgggcgtgattattatccgatttcattaatttttggactgtattaggaagtggctagaAGTGGtagaacgactgcagaaagtttggtttatatagctctattggtttgcgagatatgtacaaaaaacctatttgggggcggggtcacgcccacttaaaaaaaaattacatccaaatgtgcccctccctaatgcgatcctatgttccaaattttactttcataattttttttatggcttagttatgacactgtataggttttcggtttccgccatttatgtgggcgtggcagtggaccgattttgcctattttcgaaagtaacctcctcagggtgccaaaggaatatgtgttccaagtttcattaagatatcttaatttttactcaagttatcgcttgcacggaccgacatccggatttcaactccactcgtcatcctgatcatttatatatatataaccccatatctaactcttttatttcttggtgacacaaacaaccgttatgtgaacaaaactataatactctgtgcaacaggttgcgagagtataaaaaaactgtCAAAAGCTTTAATTaccctaaaatatattttaagctaAAAGATTTTAAACTTGGTCCTAAATATGAATAATGAAGTATTCAATATACTGACGCTCAAAGTTGATTTTTGTAATTCATTACCACTTTATAAGTACAGTTATTTTGCTTCATCTTTTTCCCAAAATTCAAAGCAATTTTTTGGTTCAACTGAATAGGTTCAGgcgaattatttttagtttgtgAAGTAAGTCGTCTATAAACCGAccaaatttgtttgtaaatttaaaatttaaaatatttccattacaTTAAGTGAAAAATGAGCCGCAGTGGGTTATAcgacttttaaattatttagataTTTCTCAAGAATGCAGTATGTACCTGAGACTCCTTTTCCAGGGTGTTGAATATTGTTCCATTGTTGCTGAAGACGTTGGGAATATAGTTTTATACGATCATTGTACTCTTCATTCTCAAGGTTGTGTAAATCCATAGCTCCTACATCAATCATATTCCTAAAAATTAAGAACAtttgtgtatattatttattaacaaacatattttgaatACGAACTGAATTCAAAccctaaaaataaataattataataaataagttcGGGTGAACATTATAAACTTtcacaatttgtttatttaattttatttagagaacacacaatttgacccatatatccggaataaaatccactagaataacgaaatcaTTATATGTGGTATATAGGGCTGGGGTActtcatggaccgatttcgaatatttttgccaccaaactACATTATATCCCAGTTTTTACGTCCACTTAAAAACTTCACttatttttgctaagatatctcatatactattcgatatatacattataaagtccaccagaagtttgaaaatccgaatatgaggtatatgagggctacaggaagtattgacccgattttgcccaattttTTCCCAGACGCacttttgttaaaatatctgaggcatttaccgatattttcaataaacaatTAGCCGCAAGcttcgaggtcctcatgttcgatatctggtgccatgaaaatttatagtctgatttcagtgatttgtatatataatactgTACTTATGCACAGTGGGAAGTAGACGAGGTTGTCAATCGATTTTCAAAGTATAGAATTAGGAAGCCAAGGAAACTGgtggagtagtttctgagatatggtttttgactcattatAAGTGGACGGACACACGCCatatcaaattttgtatacacatttatatgagcaatctttacaatgaaatttaaggtttcaggTGTTTTCCTTAACCTAGGTAGGAATACttttaatccgatttcctctatttttagactgtataaagaaGTTTCTAAAGGAAATGATCCTAGAGAGCAAATCAATCAAACTAAAATTTGGTAATACGAATTTCAACTAAATGTAAATTTACTAACTTAAAATTGTGAAGATTTGACAGATAATTAAccagccgataaattttaaacggaAATTTGAAACAATACTTTAACACTAAACATACCGatctattttatatacatacctatttcTAAAGCTGGTGATGAAATGACcgcttttgaaataaaaattgtactaTTTTCCAgttgattttaattaatacagaatttagcataaaaaataaacgcaaaataattatcatataataattaataattatttttcaaagtctCAAAAGCTGTCATTTGACCGCTCTGGTAGGTTTCGTGTTAAAgctgtttttaataaaagagtaaataaatattaacatggAGATAAGGcttgaaaaatatgcaaacgaCGAAGACGTTATGGCAAAAACTGATGTCttgcaaaatacaaaaagttgTCGCGAAGATTCGATTCaatatattgtgtattttttacaatattttatttatgggtATTATgccttttaaataatatttattgcagTTTCATAAGTTATTTACGTTGATATAAGAAAGCATTTTGTTTTTCTGCTAAATTAGATGAAGGAACATTTCAACAATCGTGTGGGAACAATGGCAGTATTTCACGCAAATAGCACAAAGAATGCGACtaccgaaaaaaatatttttttgcgaaaacttgaacttttctttaactatttttgtttattgttttactCAATCTATCCAGTTATAATAACCATTCAATAAATTCTGTTATCTTTcagcatatatttatacactcgcaacaaaagttgctaagagagtattacagttttgttcacataacggttgtttgtaagtcataaaactaaacgagttagatatagggttatatatattaaaatgatcaggatgacgagttgaaatccagatgtctgtccgtccatgcttccgtctgtccgtgcaacggataacttgagtaaaaattgagatatcttaacgaaacatGGAACACTATTCcctggcaccctgaggaggttgctttcgaaaatgggcaaaatcggaccattgccacgcccacaaaatggcgaaaaccaaaaacctataaagtgtcataactaagccataaataaagttataaaagtaaaatttggaatgaaggatcgcactaggaaggggcatatttggatgtaatttttttggggaagtgggcgtggccccgtccccaaatcggttatttgtatatttctcgcaaaccaataaagttatataaacaaacctttctgcagtcggttctcctacgtaccccaccacacaccatgaaaatagttgaagttggataataaccgcgcccaactcccatagaaaggttaggttgaaaattactaaaagtgggttaactcactaacgaaaaacgtcagaaactggaaaatgggcgtcacatcatccacttatgggtcaaaaaccatatctcaggaagtattcgacagatttcaatgaaattcggtatataatattttcttgacaccctgatgacaatggaaaatggacgaaatcggttcacaaccaggacaacttcccatataactcatttttgaactccatcttatcccttcactttataatatatacataaggaaccaatgaagatagcaaaataaaactttacacaaatactgtatatgatctgtggcatcacttttgaaaaatttgttcgaaatcggactataacttttcaatgccccggatatcgcatatgaagaactcagtgccccatggtgcTTGGTTTTGAGGTGGTCACCCAAATATCACATTTTTAGAAAGTGAGGATTTTTTTAATCCAATACTcatcaatttgtttttttgttttactaacTAAggcagtttatttaaattttattcaattcgaGTTAATAAGGGCCATTAAAAGCATTGtagtctttaaaaaaatactcataatacaaaatatggaaGAATCTGGAGAAGCTGTTTCATAAATTGTTTCTTTATTGAATTGTTCTCGGAAAATGGTTTATAATCCCTTTAAAATGATAAACACCGACGAGAtctatttgaataaaaacataaaatagcacaataaccacaaaaaaaaaaaattctgaaaatagaGAAATTTCTGATGAGGTGAAGTCGATCCTTTTAAGTCTGGAGAAACAAAATTcaggaaattaattaataatttgggCTAAATATATCAGGGGAGAATGTTCTTTTTGGAAGCCTGAGTAGAAAAAAGCCACGCCTGTCAAAAAGGCTAACCCAAGATCGTCTACACTTCGCGAGGGGACATAAGGATCAGGACCTAATTTTTTGGAAGAATGCGCTGTGAATtgattaattacaaattaatagaATGAGTTCTGATAGAAAATG containing:
- the LOC105218996 gene encoding uncharacterized protein LOC105218996 gives rise to the protein MEYLRPVWNCLSSFCGCIHCTEDIGNQYNYEPSERTYLLTDPAIHNSPALRQTNSENLSNDLAQSLPKKDENALCRLVQSTAMNMIDVGAMDLHNLENEEYNDRIKLYSQRLQQQWNNIQHPGKGVSGFLKDIPNANDQLCIMNSPDDLLQMSNLLSESHAALLDLRIDHKEAIVVPFRIP